The Strix aluco isolate bStrAlu1 chromosome 1, bStrAlu1.hap1, whole genome shotgun sequence genome has a window encoding:
- the WIPF3 gene encoding WAS/WASL-interacting protein family member 3, with protein MPVPPPPPPPPPPPPPSGGPPPPPPLASSEVPKLRKEDQKARNALLADIQQGTRLRKVTQINDRSAPQIEKPKGANRDGANPAINKGGSQQPLGGLFAGGFPVLRPAGQRDMPGGRPGQLPGVRAAAPKTCAPPNSSAAKASGNASHPAEGPRAAAPPEPPSTSRAGAGAGPGRPSLPAPPPPPPASSKPSLTFPPPPPLPPPADRSPKGVSPNAPPLPPLPPPQADKPTKLQAGASHPPPPPPPPPPPPPLPLVPPSGFPGRTSDFSAAAAASSPPEGRDCPPPTPPPPPPPPHAHSLAPSRLSLPPSPGFSSAAGGADVPPPLPPKSPHLLSQFHKPSSIQSLPLPPTPGLPQPAAVAETRKKRPGRGAGTGAGKLVTPPQPPARSPTTELTSKSGVSAWATAHDPYLPLKNGNMHMIDDFESKFTFHSVEDFPPPDEFKPFQKIYPSKIARDATKNPPIRTHVR; from the exons GCAAGTTCAGAGGTACCAAAATTGCGAAAGGAAGACCAAAAAGCACGAAACGCTCTCTTAGCTGATATCCAGCAAGGAACTCGCTTAAGAAAAGTGACTCAAATCAATGACCGCAGTGCACCTCAGATTGAAA aaCCCAAAGGAGCTAATAGAGATGGAGCTAATCCAGCCATTAATAAAGGTGGCTCTCAGCAGCCTCTGGGAGGCTTATTTGCTGGTGGCTTTCCTGTTCTCAGACCAGCAGGCCAGAGGGACATGCCGG GCGGGAGGCCTGGGCAGCTCCCTGGAGTCCGAGCAGCAGCTCCCAAGACCTGTGCCCCACCGAACAGCAGCGCAGCAAAGGCGAGCGGTAACGCCTCGCACCCAGCCGAAGGCCCAAGGGCAGCTGCTCCACCAGAGCCTCCCAGCACCTCccgagccggagccggagccggccCCGGGCGGCCCAGCCTGCCCgcccctcctccccctccgccTGCTTCCAGCAAACCTTCCCtcaccttcccccctcctccccctctgccccctccaGCCGATCGCTCTCCCAAGGGGGTGTCCCCCAACGCTCCTCCTCTGCccccgctccctcctcctcaggcTGACAAACCCACGAAGCTTCAAGCAGGCGCTTCACACCCgccgccccctcctcctcctcctcctcctccccccccgctgcccctcgTGCCCCCCAGCGGGTTTCCAGGCAGGACAAGCGATTtctccgctgctgctgccgcttcCTCTCCGCCTGAAGGAAGGGACTGTCCCCCCCCCACACCGCCCCCGCCACCTCCTCCGCCACACGCGCACTCCCTGGCCCCAAGCAGACTCTCcttgcccccctccccaggcttTAGCAGCGCTGCCGGCGGCGCTGACGTGCCCCCGCCGCTTCCCCCCAAGTCCCCCCACCTGCTGTCGCAGTTCCATAAGCCAAGCAGCATCCAGTCGCTGCCGCTCCCTCCCACCCCCGGCCTCCCTCAGCCCGCAGCCGTGGCCGAAACCAGGAAGAAGAGACCCGGCCGAGGGGCAG GAACTGGTGCTGGGAAGCTGGTCACACCTCCACAGCCACCAGCAAGATCACCAACAACTGAACTTACCAGCAAATCTGGAGTCTCAGCCTGGGCTACAGCTCATGATCCCTACCTGccacttaaaaatggaaatatgcaCATGATTG ATGACTTTGAATCTAAATTTACTTTCCATTCCGTGGAAGACTTCCCCCCACCTGATGAATTCAAaccatttcagaaaatatatcCCAGCAAGATAGCTAGAG ATGCCACTAAAAATCCTCCAATAAGAACCCATGTGAGATGA